The proteins below are encoded in one region of Triticum aestivum cultivar Chinese Spring chromosome 1B, IWGSC CS RefSeq v2.1, whole genome shotgun sequence:
- the LOC123092419 gene encoding uncharacterized protein, whose product MGKVCCSSESEEEAGFSFLGLLVAAVIALVFMLLCTPPKRRCVTIYPCC is encoded by the coding sequence ATGGGGAAGGTGTGCTGCAGCAGcgagtcggaggaggaggcgggcttcAGCTTCCTGGGGCTCCTCGTCGCGGCCGTCATCGCCTTGGTGTTCATGCTCCTCTGCACGCCGCCGAAGCGGCGCTGCGTCACCATCTACCCGTGCTGTTGA